DNA sequence from the bacterium genome:
GAGCTTCGTAAATATTTTGCCGCGCACGACATCCTGCGCGCCTTTCCTGCGCTTGATATTGGCCCATTTTGAATGTCCGGACATATTCCCTCCATACAATTCCAAGAACTGAAGTTCTCGGAATTGTATCAGACAAGCTTCGCTTGCCGTCCAATCCTGATGGATTTTATACATGTCCATCAACTATGCCAAAAACTGGAATTAATAAAAAGCAGTATCACGAAAAAAACCGGACAGCATCCGGTTCCTTTTAAAAATCCATACGCATAAATAACGTCAGTTATTTACTCGCTCCCTCAACTCCTTGCCGGCCTTGAAGTAAGGAACTCTCTTGGCCTCCACTGACACCTTGTTACCCGTTTTAGGGTTGCGGCCCTCCCGGGATCTCCTGTCTTTCACCTTGAAGCTCCCGAACCCTCTTAGTTCCACCTTATCCCCGTCCGCCAGGGAGTCGGAGATGCTCTTGAGAACCGTATTGACGATCAATTCGGCTTCCTTTTTTGTTAATCTGTCGATCCGATCCACGAGAGCCTCGATGAGTTCAGCCTTGGTCATGGTCCCTCCCGCATAAGGTTCAGGTGACAATGCATAAAAGCAAGGCTATCTAAAATATCTTTGGAAGTCAAGAGGTTAGACCCGAAATCCGCGATTGGTTTGGGCCGGCCTCCGGTCGGGGTGTCTGAGGGGTCTGTTTTTGACACGCCGGTCCTGG
Encoded proteins:
- a CDS encoding integration host factor subunit beta; the encoded protein is MSPEPYAGGTMTKAELIEALVDRIDRLTKKEAELIVNTVLKSISDSLADGDKVELRGFGSFKVKDRRSREGRNPKTGNKVSVEAKRVPYFKAGKELRERVNN